The following coding sequences are from one Humulus lupulus chromosome X, drHumLupu1.1, whole genome shotgun sequence window:
- the LOC133806133 gene encoding BRASSINOSTEROID INSENSITIVE 1-associated receptor kinase 1-like, translated as MIRKCAYGNFSGDDLLKLVLPDLPVDLQQMLLLLFQKYRSQWKEDASKEHVPLSLKPLALNQYTGVALLVEAANMGDKYAQYELACRLRVKEAKVTMLGVILSIVWTWKSTNCVTSYDWSIIRGYLAPEYAMRGHLREKADVFAFSVVALKTISGRWNSAPNLDEEQIYLLEWAWNLQEQNNDADLVDSELSEFDEDEVRRLIRVALMHSNITNIKVINV; from the exons ATGATTAGAAAATGCGCCTATGGAAACTTCAGTGGCGATGATCTTCTTAAGCTTGTTCTGCCTGATTTGCCAGTTGATCTTCAACAAATGCTTTTGCTTTTGTTCCAAAAGTATCGTAGTCAGTGGAAAGAGGATGCTTCAAAGGAACATGTTCCTCTCTCTCTCAAACCTCTTGCCTTGAATCAATATAC GGGTGTTGCATTGTTAGTAGAAGCTGCAAACATGGGTGATAAATATGCTCAATACGAACTAGCTTGCCGGTTGAGAGTTAAG GAAGCTAAAGTAACAATGCTAGGTGTGATCCTAAGTATTGTCTGGACATGGAAATCTACAAATTGTGTTACTAGCTATGATTGGTCCATCATTCG tGGCTATCTTGCACCAGAATATGCCATGCGCGGACATCTTAGAGAGAAAGCCGACGTGTTTGCTTTTAGTGTTGTGGCGCTAAAGACTATCAGTGGCAGGTGGAACTCTGCTCCTAATTTGGACGAAGAACAAATATATCTTCTTGAGTGG GCTTGGAACTtacaagaacaaaataatgacGCTGATCTTGTGGATTCAGAGTTATCTGAATTCGATGAAGATGAAGTGAGAAGACTCATAAGAGTAGCCCTTATGCACTCAAACATCACAAACATCAAGGTCATCAATGTCTAG
- the LOC133806134 gene encoding uncharacterized protein LOC133806134, with protein sequence MIPDINPIMLVSMNDVLRIKHEFMETTFEIMESLHDMFGKQSNQSRHEVARTYMTTKMKNGVSMCVHVLRMINGMHEEKIYGVVIDECTQVSIIVESLTPTFSEFTTNYIMNKLEFNMTQLLNDLPTFESLNKTITKVEEENLIEEKHSTSKDNTK encoded by the coding sequence ATGATACCCGATATCAATCCAAtaatgcttgtgagcatgaatgatgttctaagAATAAAGCATGAATTCATGGAAACtacttttgagataatggaatcttTGCATGACATGTTTGGGAAGCAATCTAATCAAAGCAGACATGAGGTtgctagaacctacatgactactaagatgaagaatgGTGTTTCTATGTGTGTACATGTCTTGAGAATGATTAACGGGATGCATGAAGAAAAAATATATGGGGTTGTCATTGATGagtgtacacaagtaagcatcatagtTGAATCGCTCACTCCTACTTTCTCCGAGTTCACAACTAACTacattatgaataagttggagttTAACATGACCCAGCTGTTGAATGATTTGccgacatttgagtctcttaacaagaCTATAACTAAAGTGGAAGAGGAAAATTTGATTGAGGAGAAACACTCAACCTCTAAGGATAATACCAAGtag